The Apium graveolens cultivar Ventura chromosome 6, ASM990537v1, whole genome shotgun sequence genome contains a region encoding:
- the LOC141663656 gene encoding uncharacterized protein LOC141663656, which produces MEQFRQVGEVVGSLKAMMVFREEIQINQRQCCLLLDMFCFAYETIAEEMKQHLRYEEKNTKWKVLEQPLKELHRVFREGEVYIKQCLDTRNWWAKTIALYQNKDCVEFHVHNLLCCIPVVIEAIEVAGDISGCDQDEKQKKRVLYSMKYQKQNKDPNIFQWKFGKQNLVSKDFCSRLETVWDEDRWILLRKILEKRNLNSENSTNRTQRLKELILKNLNDGVEALDGKLLPSSILVGSKDYQVRRRIGSGSQYKEIQWLGESFCLRHFFGDIEPMIPEISQELTLSHPHIMHTFCGFSDEEKKECFLVMELMTRDLSGYIKEISGPKKRVPFSLPAAVDLMLQIARGMEYLHSKQIYHGNLNPSNILVKARNPSVDGYLHAKVSGFGLSSSISLVQKSSPVQDESHPSIWYAPEVLAEQDQAGDMKSKHTEKSDVYSFGMICFQLLTGKVPFEDSHLQGEKVSHNIRTGERPLFPFQSPKYVMSLTKRCWHSDPTQRPSFSSICRILRYIKRFLLMNPDHSQPEAPMPVVDYTEIDAKLRKDYAYWESSDLLPVSDLPFQIFSYRIAEKEKSISSQRETSESGSDVTSACGDDNLMLDETFSPAIERKTVISPDPLSRRPKRLSSLKKIPDSKTSNSPGTPRSRSVRPPKTTLTGRAQRMSSESQLMVRSPRPRRTSGHVSDSELS; this is translated from the exons ATGGAGCAATTCAGGCAGGTAGGAGAGGTGGTGGGAAGTTTAAAAGCAATGATGGTGTTCCGAGAGGAAATTCAGATTAATCAGAGGCAATGCTGTTTGTTACTTGATATGTTTTGCTTTGCGTATGAAACAATTGCAGAAGAGATGAAACAACACCTTAGATATGAGGAGAAGAATACGAAATGGAAGGTTCTTGAACAACCATTAAAAGAGCTTCACAGGGTGTTTAGAGAAGGAGAAGTCTATATCAAACAATGTTTGGATACTAGAAATTGGTGGGCTAAAACAATTGCCCTTTATCAGAACAAGGATTGTGTAGAATTTCATGTGCACAACTTGCTATGTTGCATTCCTGTTGTCATTGAAGCGATTGAAGTTGCTGGAGATATATCTGGTTGTGACCAAGATGAGAAGcaaaagaagagagttttataCTCAATGAAGTATCAAAAACAAAATAAAGATCCTAACATTTTTCAATGGAAATTCGGGAAACAAAACCTGGTTTCGAAGGATTTCTGCAGTCGGTTAGAGACAGTCTGGGATGAGGACAGATGGATTCTCCTCAGAAAAATCCTGGAGAAAAGAAATTTGAATTCAGAGAATTCAACAAATCGAACACAAAGACTTAAGGAACTTATTTTGAAGAATTTGAATGATGGGGTTGAAGCATTGGATGGTAAGCTCTTACCAAGCTCTATCTTAGTTGGTTCAAAGGATTACCAGGTGAGGAGACGAATAGGCAGCGGAAGCCAATACAAGGAGATCCAGTGGTTGGGAGAAAGCTTTTGTTTAAGGCATTTTTTCGGAGACATTGAGCCAATGATTCCTGAGATTTCCCAAGAATTAACTCTTTCACACCCTCATATAATGCACACATTTTGTGgcttcagtgatgaggaaaaaaAAGAGTGTTTTCTGGTAATGGAACTCATGACTCGTGATCTCTCTGGCTacatcaaagagattagtggtCCTAAAAAACGAGTTCCGTTCTCTCTTCCAGCTGCAGTTGATCTTATGCTTCAGATTGCAAGAGGAATGGAGTATCTACATTCAAAGCAAATTTACCACGGAAATCTTAATCCTTCAAACATTCTTGTGAAAGCAAGGAACCCTTCGGTGGATGGTTACTTGCACGCAAAAGTTTCAGGATTTGGCTTATCGTCTTCTATTAGTCTCGTGCAAAAATCGTCTCCAGTCCAAGACGAATCACATCCTTCTATCTGGTATGCTCCGGAAGTCCTGGCTGAACAAGATCAGGCAGGTGATATGAAATCCAAACACACTGAAAAGTCTGATGTGTACAGCTTTGGAATGATATGCTTTCAACTTTTAACTGGAAAGGTACCTTTTGAGGATAGCCATCTACAAGGAGAAAAAGTGAGTCACAACATAAGGACAGGAGAGCGACCATTGTTTCCATTTCAATCACCAAAATATGTAATGAGCTTGACTAAAAGGTGTTGGCACTCTGATCCCACTCAACGACCAAGTTTCTCATCAATTTGTAGGATTCTACGCTACATCAAGCGATTTTTATTGATGAATCCTGATCACAGCCAGCCAGAAGCACCAATGCCAGTGGTAGATTACACTGAAATAGATGCAAAGCTCAGAAAAGACTATGCTTACTGGGAAAGTTCGGATCTATTGCCAGTATCAGATCTACCATTTCAAATATTCAGTTACAGAATAGCTGAGAAGGAGAAATCAATATCAAGTCAAAGAGAAACTTCTGAATCAGGAAGCGATGTGACTTCAGCATGTGGAGATGACAACTTGATGTTGGATGAAACATTTTCACCTGCAATCGAGAGAAAGACCGTGATTTCTCCTGATCCCCTTTCGCGTAGGCCTAAGAGACTTTCATCACTAAAGaagatcccagactctaaaacCAGCAATAGTCCAG GAACGCCCAGATCGCGGTCAGTGAGACCTCCAAAAACAACATTAACAGGACGTGCTCAGAGGATGAGTTCTGAAAGCCAGCTAATGGTGAGGAGTCCAAGACCGCGTAGAACATCTGGACATGTCTCAGATTCTGAGCTCTCCTAG
- the LOC141668305 gene encoding uncharacterized protein LOC141668305 gives MSTLRTLKTLNPQIKTLASQFTQKCFVSGTAKGKAKLKTGQILKRSTVSTKKGTSQPDPTSKGPGPRKSEFEQMVDDCLRATAPLRRVKPKERAREVMREKMGLLSESRKLEIQQLKKQSKEKVNDEPGIIGTPGLDLITLGLVNAEEVPKYKLNVEDGRKLAKEYSRVLMRKHRARQAAGTNLLKCKKEAIEALPEELKSAALVPDLAPFPMNRFMATLTPPIEGYMDKINEAAKRKVGKEKLR, from the coding sequence aTGTCAACCCTAAGAACCCTAAAAACCCTAAACCCCCAAATCAAAACCCTAGCTTCTCAATTCACTCAAAAATGCTTCGTAAGTGGCACAGCCAAAGGCAAAGCCAAGCTCAAAACGGGTCAAATCCTCAAACGCTCCACAGTCTCCACCAAAAAAGGCACCTCCCAACCCGACCCGACCTCCAAAGGCCCGGGTCCGAGAAAATCCGAGTTCGAGCAAATGGTCGACGACTGTCTCCGTGCCACCGCTCCTCTCCGCCGTGTCAAACCCAAAGAACGCGCCCGCGAAGTCATGCGTGAGAAAATGGGGCTTCTTTCGGAATCTCGAAAACTCGAAATTCAACAGCTTAAAAAACAGAGCAAGGAGAAGGTTAACGATGAGCCTGGGATAATTGGAACGCCTGGATTGGATTTGATCACTTTAGGGTTAGTGAATGCCGAGGAGGTTCCCAAATATAAGCTGAATGTGGAGGATGGGAGGAAGTTAGCGAAAGAGTATTCGCGGGTTTTGATGAGGAAACATAGGGCTAGACAGGCTGCGGGGACTAACTTGTTGAAATGTAAGAAGGAAGCGATTGAGGCGTTGCCCGAGGAATTGAAGAGTGCAGCTTTAGTGCCTGATTTAGCTCCGTTCCCGATGAATAGGTTTATGGCGACTTTGACTCCCCCGATTGAGGGGTATATGGATAAGATCAATGAGGCTGCGAAGAGGAAGGTTGGGAAGGAGAAGCTTAGGTGA
- the LOC141667532 gene encoding uncharacterized protein LOC141667532: MIFMGHKNIISVMFFMWLSLVLPLSVLTKTFAAETRRYDPLLFDDFVHEYAKKAVKKPRTGTLYNISLPSNYSGVEVSYVRLKSGSLWRRGENSSFFKIPKRILALPYANRVDIVFQNFGNLSDSYFSIPNYTFVAPVLGLHIYGADANFSSLNASQMVTISLQGDPIVVQFSSVSLDENDNATMKCVTFGPDGTEIEFSSVTVPDYTCNARNQGHFSIVVPSLQPPSTKKRKRREKLWFWLIIGGGGFVLLIFSGVLVFKMFRAWKVECLVKESENSVALDIVWIGQSRMPSAGGIRTQPVLENDYVP, encoded by the coding sequence ATGATCTTTATGGGACACAAAAACATCATCTCTGTGATGTTTTTCATGTGGCTATCACTAGTGCTTCCGTTATCAGTCCTTACAAAGACTTTTGCAGCGGAAACTCGACGTTATGATCCTCTGCTTTTCGATGACTTTGTTCATGAGTACGCGAAAAAGGCTGTGAAAAAACCTCGTACAGGTACTCTTTATAATATATCTCTGCCCTCTAATTATTCCGGGGTTGAAGTTTCGTATGTGAGGTTAAAAAGTGGAAGTTTGTGGCGTAGAGGGGAAAATTCGAGTTTTTTTAAAATTCCGAAAAGAATTTTAGCATTGCCTTATGCTAACAGAGTAGACATTGTTTTTCAGAATTTTGGAAATTTGTCAGATTCTTACTTTAGTATACCTAATTATACATTTGTTGCTCCTGTTCTTGGTCTTCATATTTATGGTGCTGATGCGAATTTTTCAAGTTTGAACGCGAGTCAAATGGTTACAATTAGTCTCCAGGGAGATCCAATTGTGGTTCAATTTTCAAGTGTCTCACTTGATGAGAATGACAATGCAACAATGAAGTGTGTTACATTTGGACCTGATGGGACTGAAATTGAGTTTAGTAGTGTGACCGTGCCTGATTACACGTGTAATGCTCGTAATCAAGGCCATTTTTCAATAGTTGTGCCATCGTTGCAGCCACCATCAACAAAGAAGAGGAAGAGGAGGGAGAAGTTATGGTTCTGGTTGATAATCGGAGGTGGAGGGTTTGTTTTGTTAATTTTTTCCGGGGTTTTAGTGTTTAAAATGTTCAGGGCCTGGAAAGTCGAGTGTTTGGTAAAAGAGTCAGAGAACAGCGTGGCGTTGGATATTGTTTGGATTGGACAGAGTAGGATGCCTTCAGCCGGTGGAATTAGAACTCAACCAGTTCTGGAGAATGATTA